In Rhipicephalus sanguineus isolate Rsan-2018 chromosome 1, BIME_Rsan_1.4, whole genome shotgun sequence, the DNA window GTGCTTTTGAGAATGTAAACACTGCCTCATGTTACTGCTTTCAATCGGAGCTTGATGTGCTGTAACAGACCCCAGCAAAACAGCTCTGCAGCCTTAAGCACGGGTACTGTAATTGGCCAACTGGAAATGACAGAGCCTTCATGCAGGCAGAGCTTGCAATCAGGTTGCTGGTGCTCTTGCTTTTCAGAAAGAATTTAAGTTCACTCATGTTTGGATTTTTCCTTGCAGGAAGCACTTGGTGATGTAGTATATGTTCAGCCACCAGATATTGGCACGGAACTTACACAACATGGTTTGTAGTTTTAATAAGTGCTCAttgttttattcttttcattatttatcaATGTTGTAGTGCACTTTGCAAGAATGGGTCtgttgctgccatggcactgtggTGAATGTGGAATAGAAATTTAGTTCTATTATTCCCAAGGCAGCTGTTCTTAGAgccactgtaagaaaaaaaagcaagcactgGCCATTTCACTCGCATGTGCCGTTAATAAAAGGCTCTGCAATGCTATTTTTGCTGCCAGTGTTGCATCACAATGTGTTCCTTATATGGTCTAAGGTGAATGCTAAAAGAATTACGAAAATTGATGCAAGGAAGCAAAAGCTACtgaacttacaaaaaaaaaagaggaggcgaGTGAAGAAAACAAGGCATACCTATCTGCATTTCTACACAGAGGAAGAACTTATGCTGCTTTCAGTCAAATAAAAATGTGACATACATTCTGTGGAAGCTGCGTTTTTATTGCTGCCTTCCCATGACAACTTGCAGCCTCTTTTTGAGTACATTGTTACTATGCTTGCAATTGTTATGTGTGCTACATGTCATTGGAGTGCTGGTGGCAACATCTTGTGAGGATTTCTTCATCCTCAAGACCTGAGAAAATTTTCGTTTTCATCACTGTACCTCGTCATTGTTCCCGTAGAGAAGTAAAGACTAAAATAAAACTAATGTATGCTGGTAATTGCAGCTGCACTGGCAGATAGGTAGAATGTGGCTGTGAACATGGCTCTTCTAATTATACTTATGCACGCTGTAGTTGACGTACGTACCGTGAGGTGGTTCCGCTAATTCCATCGCACACACCTATCTCTGGTGTACCGGTAAGCAGCTGTAATACATTTTAAATTAAGGTTCtgctgtagattttttttttttgaaggaatTGGAACACAATTGTGATGACACACCTTTGGAAGAATGTGAATTGCTGTCTGGCCCAACAAATACAAGGCGAAAAGCGTGCTTTATTTAAACTGTCATAAGCGCATGTAGCGTCATGCATCTAGTTTCATTTGTAATAGTTTTTAATTTATACTACACACAGCTAAGAACTCATATGCATATATGACATTAACTTCAACAGTATGGTCTTGATGCCCATGCTTAACCAATCAAAAAAGACAGCATTAACCTAAATTTTTTAAGCTGTTTTAATTTGTATGTCATACAGATTATCCCTCATCTGCATTCTTTGTTGCAGTTCGAGCTGCGTTAAAAAAAATGGGAACTTAGTTTCAAGGAGTGTCGATATAGACCTGTAAAATTTCACATTTGAAATATGAGTCAGTGAGGCATGAGAAATGCAATGTAAACCAGTGCACAAGTACACAAAACAAGAAGAGAGAATGATACATTACTGGTGTTAAAGCCCTTTTCTTGTTCCATGTGTTTGTGCGCTGGTTTTCATGAAATGTACAATCGTACCAACGTGCCCAGCTTCATAttcttgtacaatgtaaagttgGGCAAATAGGTATGGATTAGTTTTTGTATATAATTCGTCATGAAGAATTGACAAAATCATGAGAAAGAAGGGAGCACTGACTTGCAACAGGCTTTTTATTTCAAGGAAGTCACAAATAAACTAAATTGGACGAATCGTGAAGGAATACAATgcaaaatgtgcttaaaaagcaACAAATGCATTTCAGCATGCGTAGGACAAAGGCGATATACATTTGTTatttccttgaaataaaaaataaaaagcctGTTCTAAAATTTCTTGCCTTTGCTCACGTGTTACCatacatgcctttttttttattttgttgtatGATGGACACACAGAGACGCAGTGAACAACATAGAGCGCTGTGTGTTGTCTAATTGCATGTTTTTCTGACGTCTCTCTGTCATTCCGCCTGTGCTAAAACAAATGCTGTGCCGTACCAACAAGCCCCTTATAGCTACCCTCATATATTTTAGAGCTTGTCTGCTCCTGAGTTGGTTTTCTTTTGTGGTTGACTGAGGAATACTGCATAATAATGAGAACCATTGCTATTGCTTTGTACATTTCAGTGCTGCTCCAACACACATGCGATATCATAATTAAGCATGTTTCATTATTGTGTCTTGCAGATGAGTGTGGTGCCATTGAAAGTGTTAAGGCTGCCAGCGAGATTTATACACCTGTTTCAGGGAAAGTCACGGAAGTCAACAAAGCACTTGAAGACAAACCAGCACTTGTAAATAGCGACTGTTATAATGAAGGTGGGAAGCTGTACACCCTTGCATGTTTACATGTTTTTTAAGTCTTGGGCTAAAGAAACAGGctgctaaaaaaacaaaaacaaaattaaaagAAGCTGTATTGTGGCATAGTAAGTGGCAACTGTACATCAACTTTAACACGTGGGGAAAGTTTATATGCACTTATCTTGGGAGGTCTTTAAACCATAACCCTTGATGCTCACCCTACAGCGACTTTATTAATGGTTGCCCATGAAGAGACAGCAGAGACCAGAAACGATGGATTCGCAGTTAAATATTGTGTGAAATCGTGAAGGCTGTTTGGTATGATTTTTGAAGGCTTCCAGTACATTTTAATTGGAGGAACATAGCAGCAATCGATGACATGCTGAAAGGTAAATATGGCAGTCTTCACAATAAGCTATGCTCTACAACATGTGTACATTGTTTTTGTACGCGATTGTGTTACTAACGAGAACCTTGCATGCAAGGTCCTGCATTGGGGGGTGGCCCAGCTGCACACCACTCCTCCACTCCCATTTTCGGCACCCTTCTCAAGGTCAcacatacagagagagagaaaaagactcACATGCACAATCTGCATGATTTACTGCAGTTGTAAAGCCGTACACAGGAACCGCAGTCAAACACTTTCCTAAGCTGGTAGTGCAATGCATTTCAACACACTGTCAGTTTCGCAAAAAGCAACCATTATGTATGTTTCCTCTTACCATAGGTGCGTTTTATTTAGAACATTTTCAGCACTCTTCGTCAGTTCAACAGGTATATATACAAGCTTCCATGTACTGCTCGCAAAATAATAAAGGTTAAAAGAACAAATTTGC includes these proteins:
- the LOC119374221 gene encoding glycine cleavage system H protein, mitochondrial isoform X2; the protein is MPEALGDVVYVQPPDIGTELTQHDECGAIESVKAASEIYTPVSGKVTEVNKALEDKPALVNSDCYNEGWIFKLKVKNPDELKSLMDEKAYEEFLKSSA